The following proteins come from a genomic window of Oncorhynchus clarkii lewisi isolate Uvic-CL-2024 chromosome 23, UVic_Ocla_1.0, whole genome shotgun sequence:
- the LOC139381068 gene encoding zinc finger SWIM domain-containing protein 8-like isoform X17 yields MELMFAEWEDGERFSFEDSDRFEEDSLCSFISEAESLCQNWRGWRKQSGGPNSPTVKIKDGQVIPLVELSAKQVAFHIPFEVVEKVYPPVPEQLQLRIAYWSFPENEEDIRLYSCLANGSPDEFQRGEQLYRMRAVKDPLQIGFHLSATVVSPQTGQSKGAYNVAVMFDRCRITSCSCTCGAGAKWCAHVVALCLFRIHNASAVCLRAPVSESLSRLQRDQLQKFAQYLISELPQQILPTAQRLLDELLSSQSTAINTVCGAPDPTAGPSASDQSTWYLDESTLSDNIKKTLHKFCGPSPVVFSDVNSMYLSSTEPPAAAEWACLLRPLRGREPEGIWNLLSIVREMFKRRDSNAAPLLEILTEQCLTYEQIIGWWYSVRTSASHSSASGHTGRSNGQSEVAAHACASMCDDMVVLWRLAVLDPTMSPQRRLELASQLKQWHLKVIEIVKRGQHRKSLDKLFQGFKPAVESCYFNWEVAYPLPGITYCSADKKSASFCWARAVQQQRGAKAGLAGDTSELGGGGGRSGSSEGGGGDYKGRTPQQEVAVRPKETIVSKRKGLSAGGGGGVLVRLGGSVCLSLEEGSSKGMYKGAGSSSSIAGKAKLAQGGKSSSGGSGGVGGKHQAAKRRTSSEDSSLEPDMAELSLDDGSSLALGAEASNTFDFTPPPPEMLPSPSPLLREPHKYSGGGKGAGNMPKERSFEVKRVTLAATLPATESQPAFPLKEKAAVVVEAAVALEKEVEVEMEVNGNKEVAPAGDARLSTSVAVVTVTAAAAKPPRGGRRETGAVALPNQSPGAGGDPVGEDDYRAYYLNAASEEGAERVPENNHEEEPDIFAGIKPLEQEGQMEVLFACAEALHAHGYSNEACRLAVELAGDLLANPPDLKVEQPQTKGKKSKVSTSRQTQVATNTLVKTSFLLTVLSERMELHNLAFSTGMFSLELQRPPASTKALEVKLAYQESEVVALLKKIPLGLVEMTSIRDRAEQLRDGNFCDYRPVLPLMLASFIFDVLCTPVCTVVSPTGSRPPSRNRNNEMPGDEELGFEAAVAALGMKTTVSEAEHPLLCEGTRREKGDLALALMITYKDDQSKLKKILDKLLDRESQTHKPQTLSSFYSSKPAASSQRSPSKHAAHNAHGHGGATGGVSKHAPNATAAAGSSSVQVVAAGGAAGQLAGSGVQNNATPGEGVSEAREQADGAQPASCDQPSEVVPFKPEGTVPSRLALGGRGAYSGRCWGSPVRQKKKHTGMASIDSSAPETTSDSSPTLSRRPLRGGWAAASWGRGQDSDSISSSSSDSLGSSSSSGSRRAGGGARAKSTDTSRYKGRRPECHAPHVPNQPSEAAAHFYFELAKTVLIKAGGNSSTSIFTQPSASGGHQGPHRNLHLCAFEIGLYALGLHNFVSPNWLSRTYSSHVSWITGQAMEIGSAALNILVECWDGHLTPPEVASLADRASRARDPNMVRAAAELALSCLPHAHALNPNEIQRALVQCKEQDNVMLEKACMAVEEAAKGGGVYPEVLFEVAHQWYWLYEQTVGGGSGAQREGPGRCRANGGAGRRPPETGHGVTDNSGNMESSGVATVTASVTAAAVVPVISVGSTIYQSHALPGSAMAHSQGLHPYTTIQAHLPTVCTPQYLGHPLQHVPRPTVFPLSGGAYPQGMHPAFIGAQYPFSVATGPHPPMAATAVTFPGIPVPSMTQIAVHPYHTETGLPLSTTVAVGGVHSGATIQAIQGSSLPGMSSQPVSLVSAPFPSEDEQHSQPISQQGLHYLHSAYRVGMLALEMLGRRAHNDHPNNFSRSPPYTEDVKWLLGLAARLGVNYVYQFCVGAAKGVLSPFVLQEIIMEALQRLNPAHIHAHLRTPAFHQLVQRCQQAYLQYIHHRLIHLTPADYDDFVNIIRSARGAFCLTPVGMMQFNDVLQNLKRGKQTKELWQRISLEMATFSP; encoded by the exons atgGTCAGGTCATCCCTCTGGTGGAGCTTTCAGCCAAGCAGGTGGCATTCCATATCCCGTTTGAGGTGGTGGAGAAGGTCTATCCTCCTGTCCCTGAGCAGCTGCAGCTACGCATCGCCTACTGGAGCTTCCCTGAGAACGAGGAGGACATCCG GCTGTACTCGTGTCTGGCCAACGGCAGCCCAGATGAGTTCCAGCGAGGGGAGCAGCTGTACAGGATGAGGGCTGTTAAAGACCCTCTGCAGATAG gtTTCCACCTCAGTGCCACTGTGGTATCGCCCCAGACTGGCCAATCAAAAGGGGCGTACAATGTGGCTGTCATGTTTGACCGCTGCCGCATTACCTCCTGCAGTTGCACCTGCGGGGCCGGGGCCAAGTGGTGCGCCCACGTGGTGGCCCTCTGCCTCTTCAGGATCCACAAC GCGTCTGCAGTGTGCCTGCGAGCCCCCGTTTCAGAGTCCCTGTCCCGGCTGCAGAGGGACCAGCTGCAGAAGTTTGCCCAGTACCTAATCAGCGAGCTTCCCCAACAG ATTTTGCCCACAGCCCAGAGGCTCCTGGATGAGCTCCTGTCCTCCCAGTCCACAGCCATCAACACAGTGTGTGGGGCTCCAG ACCCCACTGCTGGCCCCTCGGCCTCTGACCAGAGCACTTGGTATCTAGATGAGTCCACGCTCAGTGACAACATCAAGAAGACGCTGCACAAGTTCTGTGGCCCCTCTCCTGTGGTCTTCAG TGACGTCAACTCCATGTACCTGTCATCCACGGAGCCACCGGCTGCGGCAGAGTGGGCATGTCTGCTGAGACCTCTGAGGGGGCGGGAGCCTGAGGGGATCTGGAACCTCCTGTCTATCGTCAGGGAGATGTTCAAGAGGAGGGACAGCAACGCTGCACCTCTACTAGAGATCCTAACTGAGCAGTGTCTCACTTATGAACAG ATTATTGGCTGGTGGTACAGCGTGCGTACGTCGGCGTCCCACAGCAGTGCCAGCGGGCACACGGGGCGCAGTAACGGGCAGTCGGAGGTGGCAGCCCACGCCTGCGCCAGCATGTGTGATGACATGGTGGTTCTGTGGAGGCTGGCTGTGCTAGACCCTACCATGAGCCCTCAGAG GCGTTTGGAGCTGGCCTCCCAGCTCAAGCAGTGGCATCTGAAAGTGATTGAGATTGTGAAGCGAGGGCAACATCGCAAGTCCCTGGACAAACTGTTCCAGGGCTTCAAGCCAGCCGTGGAGTCCTGCTACTTTAACTGGGAGGTGGCCTACCCACTGCCAGGCATCACCTACTGCAGTGCTGACAAGAAGAGCGCCTCCTTCTGCTGGGCCAGGGCAGTGCAGCAGCAGAGAGGGGCCAAGGCTGGCCTGGCTGGAGACACCTCTGAacttggaggaggaggggggagatctGGCAGCTCtgagggaggtgggggagactACAAGGGCAGAACGCCCCAACAAGAAGTGGCTGTCAGGCCCAAAGAGACCATTGTGAGCAAGAGGAAGGGGTTGTCGGCCGGGGGCGGAGGAGGGGTCCTAGTGCGGCTAGGGGGCAGTGTCTGTCTTTCTCTAGAGGAGGGCAGTAGTAAGGGGATGTACAAAGGCGCAGGTTCCTCCTCGTCCATTGCGGGCAAGGCCAAGCTGGCCCAGGGGGGGAAGTCGTCCTCCGGGGGATCAGGAGGGGTAGGGGGAAAACACCAAGCAGCCAAGCGGCGCACCAGCAGTGAGGACAGCTCCCTGGAGCCTGACATGGCCGAGCTGAGCCTGGATGATGGCTCCAGTCTGGCGCTGGGCGCTGAGGCCAGTAACACCTTTGACTTCACACCCCCGCCACCCGAGATGCTACCCTCACCAAGCCCGCTACTCAGAGAGCCACACAAATACAGTGGGGGAGGGAAAGGGGCCGGAAACATGCCCAAGGAGCGCTCCTTCGAGGTCAAACGTGTCACTCTTGCTGCCACCCTGCCTGCCACTGAGTCCCAGCCCGCCTTCCCCCTCAAGGAGAAAGCCGCTGTCGTCGTGGAAGCGGCTGTTGCCTTGGAGAAGGAGGTGGAAGTAGAGATGGAGGTGAATGGAAATAAGGAGGTGGCCCCCGCTGGAGACGCTCGACTCTCCACCTCGGTCGCTGTTGTTACCGTGACTGCTGCTGCCGCCAAGCCACCGCGTGGTGGGCGCCGAGAAACTGGAGCCGTAGCCCTGCCCAATCAGAGCCCAGGGGCAGGGGGAGACCCTGTTGGAGAGGATGACTACCGGGCCTACTACCTAAATGCAGCCTctgaggagggggcagagagagtgcCAGAGAACAACCATGAGGAGGAACCAGACATCTTTGCTGGGATCAAGCCACTGGAGCAGGAGGGCCAGATGGAGGTGCTGTTTGCATGTGCAGAGGCCCTCCACGCCCATGGCTACAGCAACGAGGCCTGCAGACTGGCAGTGGAGCTGGCTGGAGACCTGCTGGCCAACCCTCCAGACCTGAAGGTGGAGCAGCCCCAGACGAAGGGTAAGAAGAGCAAGGTGTCCACCAGCAGGCAGACCCAGGTGGCCACCAACACCCTGGTCAAGACCTCCTTCCTGCTGACGGTGCTGAGCGAGAGGATGGAGCTCCACAACCTGGCCTTCAGCACGGGCATGTTCTCCCTGGAGCTGCAGAGGCCCCCAGCCTCCACCAAGGCCCTGGAGGTCAAGCTGGCCTACCAGGAGTCAGAGGTGGTGGCTCTGCTGAAGAAGATCCCTCTGGGCCTGGTGGAGATGACGTCCATACGGGACAGGGCCGAGCAGCTCCGAGACGGGAACTTCTGTGACTACAGGCCTGTCCTGCCCCTCATGCTGGCCAGCTTCATATTTGATGTGCTGTGTACCCCA GTTTGTACAGTTGTCTCCCCCACAGGTTCCCGTCCTCCCAGCCGTAACCGGAACAACGAGATGCCTGGAGACGAGGAGCTGGGCTTTGAGGCTGCTGTCGCAGCACTGG GTATGAAGACCACAGTGAGCGAGGCAGAGCACCCTCTGCTCTGTGAGGGGaccaggagagagaaaggagacttGGCTCTGGCTCTTATGATCACATACAAGGATGACCAGAGCAAGCTGAAAAAG ATCCTGGACAAGCTGCTGGACAGAGAGAGCCAGACCCACAAGCCCCAAACCCTGAGTTCCTTCTACTCCAGCAAGCCAGCTGCCAGCAGCCAGAGGAGCCCGTCCAAGCACGCTGCCCACAATGCTCACGGACACGGAGGTGCCACCGGAGGGGTGTCCAAACACGCCCCAAACGCCACGGCTGCAGCTGGGTCCTCCTCTGTGCAAGTGGTGGCTGCTGGTGGGGCAGCAGGACAACTGGCGGGCAGTGGGGTGCAGAACAACGCCACACCCGGAGAGGGCGTCAGTGAGGCCAGAGAACAAG CAGATGGCGCCCAGCCTGCGTCATGTGACCAGCCGAGTGAGGTGGTCCCATTCAAGCCCGAGGGCACTGTGCCTAGTCGCTTGGCGCTGGGAGGACGGGGGGCATACAGCGGGCGCTGCTGGGGCTCTCCTGTCCGCCAGAAGAAGAAACACACAG GCATGGCGAGTATCGACAGCAGTGCTCCTGAGACCACCTCAGACAGCTCCCCCACCCTCAGCCGACGTCCACTCAGAGGGGGCTGGGCTGCGGCCTCCTGGGGGAGGGGCCAGGACAGTGACAGCATCAGCAGCTCTTCCTCTGATTCGCTGGGCTCCTCCTCATCCAGTGGCTCTCGCAGGGCCGGAGGGGGAGCTAGGGCAAAGAGCACAGACACCAGCAG GTATAAAGGGCGTCGTCCTGAGTGCCATGCACCCCATGTGCCCAACCAGCCATCGGAGGCGGCGGCTCACTTCTACTTTGAGCTGGCCAAGACGGTGCTGATCAAGGCCGGGGGCAACAGCTCCACCTCCATCTTCACCCAGCCCTCAGCCAGCGGGGGCCACCAGGGTCCCCACCGCAACTTGCACCTCTGTGCCTTCGAGATTGGCCTGTACGCCCTGGGCCTGCACAACTTTGTCTCGCCCAACTGGCTATCCAGGACCTACTCCTCCCACGTCTCCTGGATCACAG gcCAGGCCATGGAGATTGGCAGTGCTGCCCTCAACATCCTGGTGGAATGCTGGGACGGGCACCTCACCCCTCCCGAGGTGGCATCACTGGCAGACAGGGCATCACGGGCACGGGACCCCAACATGGTTCGCGCTGCGGCCGAGCTGGCCCTGAGCTGCCTGCCCCATGCACACGCCCTCAACCCCAATGAGATCCAGAGGGCCCTGGTGCAGTGCAAGGAACAG gaCAATGTGATGCTAGAGAAAGCCTGTATGGCTGTAGAGGAGGCAGCCAAGGGGGGCGGTGTGTACCCTGAGGTTCTGTTTGAGGTGGCCCACCAGTGGTACTGGCTCTATGAGCAGACAGTAGGAGGGGGCTCAGGGGCCCAGCGCGAGGGCCCGGGACGCTGCAGGGCCAACGGTGGAGCTGGGAGAAGGCCCCCGGAGACTGGTCACGGTGTGACGGACAACAGTGGCAACATGGAGTCCTCTGGTGTTGCCACAGTTACTGCCTCTGTGACAGCAGCGGCTGTGGTGCCCGTCATCTCTGTGGGCTCCACCATCTACCAATCACACGCCCTTCCTGGCTCTGCCATGGCCCACTCCCAGGGCCTGCATCCCTACACTACCATCCAGGCCCACCTGCCCACTGTCTGCACCCCCCAGTACCTGGGGCACCCGCTGCAGCATGTCCCCCGGCCCACTGTGTTCCCCTTGTCAGGGGGTGCGTACCCACAG GGAATGCACCCGGCCTTTATCGGTGCCCAGTACCCGTTCTCAGTGGCCACCGGCCCCCATCCGCCCATGGCAGCAACTGCGGTCACCTTCCCTGGTATTCCCGTGCCGTCCATGACCCAGATCGCCGTCCACCCGTACCACACTGAGACCGGCCTGCCTCTGAGCACCACTGTAGCAG TAGGTGGCGTCCATTCAGGCGCCACAATCCAGGCCATTCAGGGGTCATCTCTTCCTGGTATGTCTTCCCAGCCCGTCTCATTGGTCAGCGCCCCCTTCCCGTCTGAAGACGAGCAGCAtagccagccaatcagccagcaGGGTCTTCACTACCTGCACTCAGCCTACAGAGTTG GCATGCTGGCTTTGGAGATGCTTGGAAGGAGGGCTCACAACGACCACCCCAATAACTTCTCCCGCAGCCCCCCATACACGGAGGATGTCAAGTGGCTCCTGGGCCTGGCTGCACGGCTAG GTGTGAACTACGTGTACCAGTTCTGTGTGGGTGCGGCTAAGGGTGTGCTCAGCCCCTTCGTCCTTCAGGAGATCATCATGGAGGCTCTCCAGAGACTCAACCCCGCCCACATCCATGCCCACCTCCGCACGCCCGCCTTCCATCAGCTTGTGCAGCGCTGCCAGCAGGCCTATCTACAG TATATCCACCACCGGCTGATCCACCTGACCCCGGCCGACTACGACGACTTTGTCAACATCATCCGCAGTGCCCGCGGGGCCTTCTGTTTGACCCCTGTGGGAATGATGCAGTTCAATGACGTGCTTCAGAACCTGAAGAGGGGCAAGCAGACCAAGGAGCTGTGGCAGCGCATCTCTCTGGAGATGGCCACCTTCTCCCCATGA